From Paenibacillus sp. PL2-23:
CGCCTTCGACCTGAACGCCAAGGATCTGTATGAGGCTGGTCCCGAGACAGCTGCCCATGTCAGAGAGCTTGCCGCCCATATCGGGCTGCCAGTCACCGCGGGAAGCGACTCGCATCAGCCGCTGCAGTTCGGCAGTGTGGTGAACAAGCTGGAGCAGACCTGCGATACGGCGGAGCAGCTTCGCGCCATCATTCGGGAAGGACGCTATACGCTCGACATCTCGCCTTGCCTGCATGTGAAGGTGAAGGGAGCGCAGATGATGAAGGAGCTGCTGAAGCGCTCTATGGTTGTGGCGTAGGGTAGGATAGGGTAGGGGCTATCCCGTCAAAGGTAATCAAGAAACGGCGTGCTACGTGCATTTTTTGTCCATGCACAACAAAAAAGCGGCACAGGGAGGCTCTCCCCGCGCCGCTATTCCTATTGTTAGAGTTGGCTGTTATAGTCCAGTCATTCCGCCGCCGAACAGCTTCGTTAATTCATCCGTCGTCAGAGCGTCCGCCGGAAGCTCAGGGAGCTCCAGCTTCTTGTTCAGCTCGGAGTATTCCGAGGTCATCGTCAGTCCCACAGAGCCGTTCATGCCAGTCTCCTCGTCCTTGATCGACACGGCAATCTTCGCCGCCTGATAGACCAGGTAGTCATCCTTCACCGCGCCTGTCAGCTCCAATACGTTGAACTTCAGGTTGTTCTGCAGCACGTTCAGAATTTCCGTCTTGTTCGTCTCCAGATCCGTCTTCGCCTTCTCCAGCTCGGCCTTCTCCATCTGGATGTACGACAGGAAGGCTTCATTGGCCAGCAGAATGTCCAGCACCTCTGGAAGCGCGTTATTCACCAGCGTCTCCACCGTCTGCGCATAATTGTCTTCGCTGATCGCGAACTTCACGACCCGCTCCGCCTTCAGGCCCTCCGGCAAGCCCGCGTCAGACACCTTCACTTCACTGAAGTACGTCTTCTCGTCAAAATGCTTCAGCAACGCAGCCGACAGCTCCTGCACCAGCTGCTGCTGCAACGCCATATCCATCTGCGGCAGCTCCGTGCCCTGCTGCTGAGCCAGCTCTTCGAGGTCCAGCACTACGTATTTATCCGCGATCGTCTCCGGAATGCCCAGCATCGGAATATTCGGGATCTTCACATACATTTGCTCCGCTGTCATGATCATCGGAATCGCCAGCTTCATATCCATCATGCCCGGAAGAGTGATCTCCATATTCATATCTACGCGCATAGGATCCTTCTGGAAGATGGCGTCTGCCTTGATCGTCGCATCCTTAATCATGCCCGCTACCGCAGCCATGGACAAGCCCATGCTGGCAGCGTCAGCCGATTCCGGCAACAGCAGCTCGTCAAGCTGGATTGTCATGGAAGACTTGTAGGAGCTTGCGTCCATCGTCTTGGCCGTCGCGTTCAGGAGCGCTTCCTTAGGCGGCGTTTGGGTACTGCAGCCAGCAATAGCGACCGTCAGCACTAGCATCATGATAAGTGCGCAGCGTTGAAACCATTTCATCAATCGGTTACCTCCACTAACTCTTGTATTTGTCACAGCATCTCCATTCTATAATAATGTGGGTGCAATTAGAAGGTTTTGGAACAAAAAAACACCCGTACCAGCATTTGCTGCTGATACGGGCTCCACGTCTAGCCTAACCCTCCGGGTTCAGATGGCTGACGTGATTTTTTTTCTTCACCTTTTTGGAACCGGAAATTGGCGTAGGCATGCCGCTGTCGTCATCCTGCCGCTTCTTCTCGTTATGGGGAACGGCATCCGGATTCGGTACGCTTCTAGGTTTGCTCATCGCAGGAGCCTCCTCTTACAATAGTCAGTTGCTGCCGCTTTCTTGATGCTCCAGGTCAGTCGGCTGATCGAAGTTGAGCGCATCCTGATGGCGGCGATCGTTCTTATCCTGATTCCATTGCTGCGCTTGATGGCTGTTCACGGGCTCCGCAGCAAGCGCCTCGACCACGTTGGACAAGTTTTTGTCCGCCGTTCCTTTGGCTTTTGTCATGTCTGCACTCTCCTTACGCGTGAGTCAGCTCACGAAGCGCCTGCGCGCATTCGTGCAGATGTCTCTGATAATCATGTATCAACTGTTGAATAATATCGGTACGCTCATCTACCGTGACATTGTCCCTCTCCACGTCGATCAGCTCAACCTTGACCTCCCGGGTGTCCACGTAAGTCACCTTGAAGTCGAACTCGTACATCTGGTGTCCCGCTGAATGAATGGTGACGCGCAACGCTTTGTCGTCTGCCTCGTCACTCTTGACCTCGCAGCGATCGGAGCTGTTCATGGTGCGGGGCAGCGTACGCTGCCAAGCGTCCGCAAGCTGCTGCGGCTGGATTCGAAGCTCATCAGATTTCGCCATAAGTAATAGCACCTCCACAGACTTAAGATGCGATGGCAGCGCCCTTTTTATACGATCCCCGGCGACCTCGCCCCAACAACGATCCCTCGTGGCGTTATTGACCGCTCCTGCACCTCTTTCGCCGCTATAGCCACACCTCGTGGCGTTGCTCCACCAATTTCCTGCTCCCGAGCACCAACAACGATCCCTCGTGGCGTTATTGACCGCTGCTGCACCACATTGGCCACTATAGCCACACCTCGTGTCGTTGCTCAACTAATTTCCTGCTCTTGAGCGCCAACAACGATCCCTCGTGTCGTTATTACTCGCTCCTGCACCACTTTCGCCGCTATAGCCACACCTCGTGTCGTTGCTCCACCAATTTCCCGCTCCCGAGCCCCAACAACGATCCCTCGTGTCGTTATTACTCGCTCCTGCACCTCATTCGCCGCCATAGCCACACCTCGTGTCGTTGCTCAACCCATTTCCCGCTCCCGAGCGCCAACAACGATCCCTCGTGTCGTTATTGACCGCTGCTGCACCTCATTCGCCGCTATAGCCACACCTCGTGTCGTTGCTCAACTAATTTCCCGCTTCCGAGCGCCAACAACGATCCCTCGTGTCGTTATTGACCGCTCCTGCACCACTTTCGCCGCTATAGCCACACCTCGTGTCGTTGCTCAACTAATTTCCCGCTTCCGAGCGCCAACAACGATCCCTCGTGGCGTTATTGACCGCTCCTGCACCACTTTCGCCGCTATAGCCACACCTCGTGTCGTTACTCAACCCATTTCCCGCTCCCGAGCGCCAACAACGATCCCTCGTGTCGTTATTGACCGCTGCTGCACCTCATTCGCCGCTATAGCCACACCTCGTGTCGTTGCTCAACTAATTTCCCGCTTCCGAGCGCCAACAACGATCCCTCGTGTCGTTATTGACCGCTCCTGCACCACTTTCGCCGCTATAGCCACACCTCGTGTCGTTGCTCAACCAATTTCCCGCTCCCGAGCACCAACAACGATCCCTCGTGTCGTTATTGACCGCTGCTGCACCTCATTCGCCGCTATAGCCACACCTCGTGTCGTTGCTCAACTAATTTCCTGCTCCCGAGCGCCAACAACGATCCCTCGTGTCGTTATTAACCGCTGCTGCACCACATTGGCCACTATAGCCACACCTCGTGTCGTTGCTCCACCAATTTCCCGCTCCCGAGCGCCAACAACGATCCCTCGTGTCGTTATTGACCGCTGCTGCACCACTTTCGCCGCTATAGCCACACCTCGTGTCGTTGCTCCACCAATTTCCCGCTCCCGAGCGCCAACAACGATCCCTCGTGTCGTTGCTCAACCCATTTCCTGCTCCCGAGCCCCAACAACGATCCCTCGTGTCGTTATTACACGCTCCTGCACCACTTTCGCCGCTATAGCCACACCTCGTGTCGTTACTCAACTAATTTCCCGCTCCCGAGCGCCTTCCCCCAGTCCCACCAGCAGCCCGCCCGCACTTGCCAAAAAAATAAAAAAACGCCCGGACGCGCATCGCATCCGAACGTTAGTGTCAGGCCTTTTAATGGTAGATTATTCATTTTAATGGCGGAGAGGATGGGATTCGAACCCATGTGGGCTTGCACCCTAACGGTTTTCAAGACCGCCCCGTTATGACCGCTTCGGTACCTCTCCACATATCAAGTTACTGCGTCACAAAAAACATTGTACCACAGGTCAAAAATACATAGCAAGCTCTTCTTGACCTATGGTACCCGGAATCGCACCTGTAAATCATGGTTGGCGAAGCAGCCGTTGCCTTACCCGTTAACGAGCGGCAATTACGTCAATGCCGCCCATATAAGGACGCAGCACCTCCGGAATTACGACCGAGCCATCCTCCTGCTGATAGTTCTCCAGCAAGGCGGCTACCGTACGGCCAACCGCCAGCCCAGAGCCATTCAGCGTGTGCACGAACTCCGGCTTGCTCTTCGGCTCCCGGCGGAAGCGGATGCCCGCTCGGCGTGCCTGGAAGTCCTCGAAGTTGGAGCAGGACGAAATTTCGCGATATGTATTCGCGCTAGGAATCCATACCTCCAGATCGTACGTCTTCGCCGATGTGAAGCCCATGTCTCCCGTACACAGCGTCAGCACGCGGTATGGCAAGCCAAGCAGCTGCAGCACCTTCTCCGCGTCGCTCGTCAGCTTCTCCAGCTCGTCATAGGAATCCTCCGGCTTCACCAGCTTCACCAGCTCGATCTTGTTGAACTGATGCTGGCGAATCAGGCCGCGCGTATCCCGGCCCGCCGAGCCCGCTTCGGAGCGGAAGCAGGCGCTGTATGCCACGAAATTTTTAGGCAGCGCGTCGGCATCCAGGATTTCCTCCCGATGAATATTCGTCACCGGCACCTCAGCTGTCGGGATGAGATAATATTCGGTATCCTTCAGCTTGAACAGATCCTCCTCGAACTTCGGCAGCTGCCCTGTACCAATCAAGCTGTCGCGATTCACGATATACGGAGGCAGAATCTCCTCGTAGCCATGCTTGTCGCTGTGCAGATCCATCATGAAGCTGATCAGCGCTCGCTCCAGCCTTGCGCCCAGCCCTCTGTAGAACGTGAAGCGCGAGCCTGTCACCTTCGCCGCACGCTCGAAGTCGAGAATGCCCAGCTCCTGCGCGATATCGTAGTGCGCCTTCGGCTCGAAGCCGAACTGCGGCAGCTCGCCGACACGACGCAGCTCCACATTTTCTTCCTCAGACGCGCCAACCGGCACGGACTCATTCGGAATGTTCGGAATGCTCAGCATCAGCTCGTCCACTTGGACATCCATCTCGCGCAGCTCGTCGTCAAGCGCTTTGATCCGGTCGCCTACCTCGCGCATCTCGACAATAAGCGCCTCAGCGTCCCCGCCCGTTTTTTTCAGCTTCGCTACTTCCTGCGACACCGTATTACGGCGATTCTTAAGCTGCTCCGTCTCCTGAATCACCTCGCGGCGCTTCTGATCCAGCTCAGGGAAGCCCGCAATCAGGTCAAGCGATGCACCACGATTCTTCAGCGCTTGCTCCACCTTCTGGAACTCTGTACGTAACAATTTGACATCCAACATGTAAGATCAAAGCTCCTCTCTCGAGAGCGTAATAGGTCCTATTCTTGCCTGCTCTTGACTGTGTCCTTGACTGCTCTTGCCCGCTCTTTCCTGCTCTTGCTCCCGCAAGCTTATGCCCGGGCAGCAGCCGCTTCCTTCACCATGCCGACAAAATATTCATGCAGCCTATAATCATCCGTCAGCTCAGGATGATAAGACGCCGCCAGCAGCGTGCCTTGCCTTGCCGTCACAATCTCGCCCTTGTATTCGGACAAGACCTCCACGCCTTCACCTACCGACTTGATCAATGGCGCGCGAATGAACACCGCACGTACCGGCTCGTCAATGCCCTTCACCTCAAGATCCGTCTCGAAGCTCTCGCGCTGACGGCCGAACGCATTGCGCGCCACCGTCATATTCATCAGCTGCAGATGCGCCTCTTCCTGGCCCTCAATCTCATTAGCCAATACAATCAGCCCCGCGCATGTGCCGAACAGCGGCTTGCCGTGGGCCGAGAATCCGCGAATCGCATCCATGAAGTCATACTTGCGCATCAGCTTGCCGATCGTCGTGCTCTCCCCGCCTGGAATAACCAGACCGTGCAGCTCCTCCAGCTGCTCCACCCGTTTAACAGCGACCGCCTCCGCGCCCGCCGCCTCCAAGCTTCGCATATGCTCCGCTACAGCGCCTTGCAGCGCCAGAACGCCAATCTTCATCGTCTTTTCGCCACCTTTTGTAAAAGGCCGGCCTCCCCCGAAGGCTTGGCCGGCTTGTCTGCTTGCTGTTATCTATACTTGCTGTTAGATGCCGCGGTCCTGCATACGCTCAGCAGCATGCAGCTTGCTGATCTCGATGCCTTTCATCGGCGTGCCGATGTTCTTCGACACTTCCGCGATCAGCTTGTAATCCGTATAATGAGTTGTCGCTTCCACGATTGCGCGGGCGAACTTCTCCGGATTGTCGGATTTGAAGATGCCGGAGCCTACGAATACGCCGTCAGCGCCCAGGTGCATCATCAGAGCCGCGTCGGAAGGTGTCGCTACGCCGCCTGCCGCGAAGTTAACAACCGGCAGCTTGCCAGTCTCATGAACGCCGAGCAGCAGGTCGTAAGGCACGCCCAGCACTTTCGCTTCATTATAGAGCTCGTCCTTCGACAAGCCTTGAATCTTGCGAATCTGGCCATTGATCAGACGAAGATGGCGCACAGCCTCCACGATGTTGCCCGTGCCTGGCTCGCCCTTCGTACGAAGCATAGCCGCTCCCTCTTGAATACGGCGAAGCGCTTCGCCCAGGTCCTTCGCTCCGCATACGAACGGAATCGTGAACTCGTTCTTGCTGATGTGGAACACTTCGTCCGCCGGCGTGAGCACTTCGCTCTCATCGATGTAGTCCACGCCCATCGATTCCAATACCTTCGCTTCTACATAGTGGCCGATACGGGCTTTCGCCATAACCGGAATAGAAACGACCTTCATAACCTCTTCAACGATGGTCGGGTCAGCCATACGGGCTACGCCGCCTGCTGCGCGAATATCGGAAGGCACGCGCTCAAGCGCCATAACCGCCGTTGCGCCTGCCGCTTCCGCAACCTTCGCTTGCTCGGCGTTCATAACGTCCATGATGACGCCGCCTTTTTGCATTTCTGCCATACCGCGTTTGACGCGCGATGTACCTGTTTCCATGTGTTTCGTTCCTCCTATTGTTCATCCCTTGGATGTTGGAATGTAGATATATACCGCAGTAGCTCTAACCATTGATTTTACAGGAACAACGGATAATCGACAAGCCTATATTCCCTGTTATTCGCTCGGAATTGGAATACATGAATTAGAACAAGTCCAAAATGCCGTTGAACAAATTCGAGAAGAAATCGCCGATCGCGCGGAAGAACAGCTTGAACCAGCCGGCCTTCTCCGCTTCCTCCGTCGTCACCAGATTGACCGTATACTCCAGGTTCTGTCCCGTCGCCTCATCCGCATACGTGTAGGTGACCGTTCCGACCTTCGTGCCAGCCGCGATTGGAGCAACCAGCTCGCTCTCCGGTACCAGCTCGAAGCCCTTCATCTCGATCTGCGACTCCTTGCCCTTCATTACCATGAACGTAATGTCCTTATCGGTGACCACAGGAATCTCCTTCAGCTTGCCCTTCTTAATCTTGACGGTTTCCACGGTTTCTACCACGGATTTCGGCGGCAGCACCGTCTTTTTCTCGAAGGTCGCATACGCATAGTTGTACAGCTTCGCCGTTTCGTAGAAGCGCGCGTCCTTCGTCGAGGTATCCATTACGACACTGATGTAGCGGATATCGCCCTTTTTGACCGTTCCTGTGAAGTTGTAGCCCGCAGCGTTAATGAAGCCCGTCTTCATGCCGTCAACGCCCTCATAAGCCAAGTGTCTCAGGTATTCATTATTCACATTCGAGCCCAGCATATAGTTGAAGTTAATCATCGGCTTGGTGTCGCGCTCGCGGAACTTATACTCCTGCAGACTGGAATATTCCAGGAAGTCGGGATGCTCCAGCAGAATATGACGAGACAATCTCGCGATATCCTTAGCCGACATCACCGTCGTATCCTCAAAGCCCGTCACACTGGTGAAATAAGCCGAGGTCAAGCCCAGCTCTCCCGCCGTCGCATTCATCTTCTCGATAAAAGCCGCCAGGCTGCCCGACACTTGAATCGCCAGCGCCTTCGTTGCATCATTCGCGGAGCCAACCGCCATCGCTATATATAAGTCCCGGACCGAATGCTGATCGCCCGCAGCCAGATAGATCTGCGATTCCGACGGATCGGTATTCGCAGCTTCAGGATGCACGCTGACGATATCCTCCCACTTCATTCGTCCGTTCTTGATTTCATTCAATACGAGATACTCCGTCATCAGCTTCGTCATGCTTGCAATCGGAAGCGGCAGATCCGGCTCAACCTCGAACAGCACTTGCCCCGATTCCGCTTCGATTAGAATGGCGGACTTCACCTGCAGGCCTAACGCATTCTCCGTGCTGGGCCTATTGTCGAACCCTACAGCCAGAGCGCTCGGCGCACCCAGAGACAACACAGCAACCCACAATGCCAGACATGCTGCTGTGACCGACAACCATCGAACCGGTCTTCCCATAACCTTCAATGTCGTTTCCCCTTTTCCCAATAATTTCGCCACAGCTAATTGTAACATAGGAGCACACCCCTATTAAACCTCATTATCGTTCACCCGCTTGTCAAAAATGAAACAAAACCCGCCCATGACGGCCTTCCAGCAAAGGCAGTCACAGACGGGTCCGATGGTGTCGCCGGTCGCGCCGGCTTCCATTGCTTACAGGGAGTAGTTCGGCGCTTCTTTGGTAATTTGCACGTCATGCGGATGGCTCTCGCGCAGGCCTGAACCTGTAATACGCACAAATTGCGTATCATTGCGGAGCTCCTCCAGCGTCGACGTACCGCAGTAGCCCATGCCGGAGCGCAGACCGCCAAGCAGCTGATGCACCGTGTCAGCCATAGGTCCTTTGTAAGGAACGCGGCCCTCAATACCCTCCGGAACAAGCTTGCTCTCGTTCTCCTGGAAGTAGCGGTCCTTGCTGCCTTCCTTCATGGCGCCGATCGAGCCCATGCCACGGTATACCTTGAAGCTGCGGCCTTGGAAAATCTCCGTCTCGCCAGGGCTCTCAGCCGTACCCGCGAACAAGCTGCCGATCATAATCGCGCTTGCGCCGGACGCAATAGCTTTGGTCAGATCGCCGGAATACTTGATGCCGCCGTCCGCAATAATCGGTACATTGTATTCTCTGGCCACCGACGCGCAATCGTAGATTGCCGTAATCTGAGGAACGCCGATACCCGCGATAACGCGAGTCGTA
This genomic window contains:
- a CDS encoding small acid-soluble spore protein P, encoding MSKPRSVPNPDAVPHNEKKRQDDDSGMPTPISGSKKVKKKNHVSHLNPEG
- the serS gene encoding serine--tRNA ligase; translated protein: MLDVKLLRTEFQKVEQALKNRGASLDLIAGFPELDQKRREVIQETEQLKNRRNTVSQEVAKLKKTGGDAEALIVEMREVGDRIKALDDELREMDVQVDELMLSIPNIPNESVPVGASEEENVELRRVGELPQFGFEPKAHYDIAQELGILDFERAAKVTGSRFTFYRGLGARLERALISFMMDLHSDKHGYEEILPPYIVNRDSLIGTGQLPKFEEDLFKLKDTEYYLIPTAEVPVTNIHREEILDADALPKNFVAYSACFRSEAGSAGRDTRGLIRQHQFNKIELVKLVKPEDSYDELEKLTSDAEKVLQLLGLPYRVLTLCTGDMGFTSAKTYDLEVWIPSANTYREISSCSNFEDFQARRAGIRFRREPKSKPEFVHTLNGSGLAVGRTVAALLENYQQEDGSVVIPEVLRPYMGGIDVIAAR
- the pdxT gene encoding pyridoxal 5'-phosphate synthase glutaminase subunit PdxT, with product MKIGVLALQGAVAEHMRSLEAAGAEAVAVKRVEQLEELHGLVIPGGESTTIGKLMRKYDFMDAIRGFSAHGKPLFGTCAGLIVLANEIEGQEEAHLQLMNMTVARNAFGRQRESFETDLEVKGIDEPVRAVFIRAPLIKSVGEGVEVLSEYKGEIVTARQGTLLAASYHPELTDDYRLHEYFVGMVKEAAAARA
- the pdxS gene encoding pyridoxal 5'-phosphate synthase lyase subunit PdxS, whose protein sequence is METGTSRVKRGMAEMQKGGVIMDVMNAEQAKVAEAAGATAVMALERVPSDIRAAGGVARMADPTIVEEVMKVVSIPVMAKARIGHYVEAKVLESMGVDYIDESEVLTPADEVFHISKNEFTIPFVCGAKDLGEALRRIQEGAAMLRTKGEPGTGNIVEAVRHLRLINGQIRKIQGLSKDELYNEAKVLGVPYDLLLGVHETGKLPVVNFAAGGVATPSDAALMMHLGADGVFVGSGIFKSDNPEKFARAIVEATTHYTDYKLIAEVSKNIGTPMKGIEISKLHAAERMQDRGI
- a CDS encoding D-alanyl-D-alanine carboxypeptidase family protein, whose product is MLQLAVAKLLGKGETTLKVMGRPVRWLSVTAACLALWVAVLSLGAPSALAVGFDNRPSTENALGLQVKSAILIEAESGQVLFEVEPDLPLPIASMTKLMTEYLVLNEIKNGRMKWEDIVSVHPEAANTDPSESQIYLAAGDQHSVRDLYIAMAVGSANDATKALAIQVSGSLAAFIEKMNATAGELGLTSAYFTSVTGFEDTTVMSAKDIARLSRHILLEHPDFLEYSSLQEYKFRERDTKPMINFNYMLGSNVNNEYLRHLAYEGVDGMKTGFINAAGYNFTGTVKKGDIRYISVVMDTSTKDARFYETAKLYNYAYATFEKKTVLPPKSVVETVETVKIKKGKLKEIPVVTDKDITFMVMKGKESQIEMKGFELVPESELVAPIAAGTKVGTVTYTYADEATGQNLEYTVNLVTTEEAEKAGWFKLFFRAIGDFFSNLFNGILDLF